One stretch of Leadbetterella byssophila DSM 17132 DNA includes these proteins:
- a CDS encoding DUF5131 family protein encodes MAQSSIEWTEMTWNPTTGCDKISAGCKFCYAEVMSKRLQAMGVEKYKDNFEITIHEDELQTPYTWKKPKVVFVNSMSDLFHKDVPIDFIRKVFKVMKENPQHVFQVLTKRADILRYYDSEGWLDWTHNIWMGVSVENNKVTKRIDLLRETGARVKFLSCEPLIGAIPNMNLTGIDWVIVGGESGRKPRPMKEEWVTDIKNQCLDADVAFFFKQWGGTNKKKTGRLLEGKTWDEMPEIELHKNV; translated from the coding sequence ATGGCACAATCAAGCATAGAATGGACTGAAATGACTTGGAACCCTACAACAGGTTGCGACAAAATTTCGGCAGGTTGTAAATTCTGTTATGCAGAGGTTATGTCAAAGCGTTTACAAGCAATGGGTGTTGAAAAATACAAAGACAATTTCGAGATAACCATTCACGAAGACGAATTGCAAACACCTTACACTTGGAAAAAACCAAAAGTAGTTTTTGTAAACTCCATGAGCGACTTATTTCACAAAGACGTCCCAATTGATTTTATAAGGAAAGTGTTTAAAGTAATGAAGGAAAATCCGCAACACGTTTTTCAGGTTTTGACAAAGCGTGCGGACATTTTAAGATATTACGACAGCGAAGGATGGTTAGATTGGACACATAACATTTGGATGGGAGTTTCAGTAGAGAACAACAAAGTGACCAAAAGAATTGATTTGCTTCGTGAGACAGGAGCAAGAGTTAAATTCCTTTCTTGTGAACCATTAATTGGAGCAATTCCCAATATGAACCTGACAGGAATTGACTGGGTAATTGTGGGTGGTGAAAGCGGACGAAAGCCTAGACCTATGAAAGAAGAATGGGTTACAGATATAAAAAATCAATGTTTGGACGCAGACGTTGCCTTCTTTTTCAAACAATGGGGCGGGACAAACAAAAAGAAAACTGGGCGACTTTTGGAAGGCAAAACTTGGGACGAAATGCCTGAAATTGAATTGCACAAAAATGTATAG
- the tcmP gene encoding three-Cys-motif partner protein TcmP, translated as MGSKNIHLEPFDKGTITKLEIFEDYAQAWIPTFVMQSAKEIHIFDLFSGPGYDSKNIPGSPIRLLEKINEHLGIIMSKKTKIVLHLNEFEPKKKKQKKFELLRENCNEYISRNPKFKYFLTINFYNENAEELFFKLTPTISKYPSLVYLDQNGVKFISQEYINELEKLKTTDFLFFVSSSFFKRYGKTEEFRKALEIDVSELEVEEYRNMHRLVLNKMKSRLPTKTELKLFPFSIKKNANIYGIVFGAKNYAAVHKFLTIAWKRNELNGEADFDIDDDNKKNQLTIFEGKRMTKIEKFQSDLENKLLEIDSTTNKAVLIYTYQCGHIPKHAEVVLKKLKKLGKLNYDTKTPYLTYENVFRNNNIITYQIKK; from the coding sequence ATGGGTTCAAAAAACATTCACTTAGAACCGTTCGACAAAGGAACAATAACCAAACTTGAAATCTTTGAAGATTATGCTCAAGCTTGGATTCCGACCTTTGTAATGCAATCTGCCAAAGAAATTCACATTTTTGACCTTTTCTCAGGTCCAGGATACGACTCAAAAAATATTCCAGGAAGTCCAATTCGTCTTCTGGAAAAGATTAATGAACATTTGGGGATCATAATGTCTAAAAAGACAAAGATTGTTTTACACTTGAATGAATTTGAACCTAAAAAAAAGAAACAAAAGAAATTTGAACTTTTAAGAGAGAATTGTAATGAGTATATAAGCAGAAATCCAAAGTTCAAATACTTTCTGACCATAAACTTTTACAACGAGAATGCAGAAGAGTTATTCTTTAAATTGACACCAACTATTAGTAAGTACCCTTCACTTGTTTATTTAGATCAAAATGGAGTAAAATTCATCTCACAAGAGTATATAAACGAGTTAGAAAAACTTAAAACTACAGACTTTCTTTTCTTTGTTTCTTCTTCATTTTTTAAACGCTATGGAAAAACGGAAGAATTTAGAAAAGCACTTGAGATTGATGTTTCTGAATTAGAAGTAGAAGAATATAGAAATATGCACAGATTGGTTTTGAACAAAATGAAATCAAGACTTCCTACGAAAACTGAATTGAAATTATTTCCTTTTTCAATCAAAAAAAATGCAAACATTTATGGAATTGTATTTGGTGCAAAGAACTATGCTGCTGTCCACAAATTCCTAACAATAGCATGGAAAAGAAATGAATTGAATGGAGAAGCTGACTTTGATATTGATGATGATAACAAGAAAAATCAGCTGACTATATTTGAAGGCAAACGAATGACAAAAATTGAGAAGTTTCAATCAGACCTTGAAAACAAATTACTAGAGATTGATTCAACTACAAATAAAGCTGTTCTGATTTATACATATCAATGCGGACATATTCCTAAACACGCAGAAGTAGTCTTGAAAAAACTTAAGAAATTAGGGAAACTAAATTATGACACAAAAACACCATATTTGACTTATGAAAACGTTTTCCGTAATAACAACATTATCACTTACCAAATAAAGAAATAA
- a CDS encoding site-specific integrase: MEQEKRSTFKLLFYLKKNEPKKNGNVPVMGRITIDGTPKSFSTKLDINPNNWDLKHGRVLGKSAQALSTNLKLDNIRVRINKIYDDMLKDEGFATAQKVKLSFLGVGVMDDAILKVFKDQNEDFERMVSKGKRSQNTYNKYKTVYNHLSEFIRERYHREDMAFRELTSDFIREFDFFLRIDKECTHNTVWVYTMPVIALAELAIKKGLIRQNPFEDYEISMEETDRSYLLKEDVERLMLLKPSKSKYELVKDLFIFSCFTGLSYIDIQKLKWSNIQSFFDGHQWIISRRKKSDVASNVRLLEIPKRIIEKYRGVTRNEYVFPVPSNATCNSHVKKLIEEAEIITEQKVTFHTARHTFATMFLTEGVPLESLSKMMGHKNISTTQIYAKITSQKISKDMDLVSHKFAGMEAAFIEMEEEVLV; the protein is encoded by the coding sequence ATGGAACAAGAGAAAAGATCCACGTTCAAACTGCTTTTCTACCTGAAGAAGAATGAACCTAAGAAGAACGGGAACGTCCCTGTTATGGGGCGTATCACTATTGACGGAACACCAAAATCCTTTAGTACCAAACTGGACATCAACCCCAATAATTGGGATTTAAAACACGGAAGGGTTTTGGGCAAAAGTGCGCAGGCGCTGAGTACCAATCTTAAATTGGACAATATACGGGTGCGTATCAATAAGATTTACGATGATATGCTCAAAGATGAAGGCTTTGCAACTGCACAAAAAGTAAAACTATCATTTTTGGGAGTTGGTGTAATGGATGATGCCATCCTTAAAGTGTTTAAAGACCAGAATGAGGATTTTGAAAGAATGGTCAGCAAGGGCAAACGTTCTCAAAACACCTACAATAAATACAAGACCGTTTACAATCATCTGTCCGAATTTATTAGGGAACGCTATCACAGGGAGGATATGGCGTTTCGGGAACTTACCTCAGACTTTATCCGGGAGTTCGATTTCTTTCTGCGCATAGATAAGGAATGTACACATAACACGGTTTGGGTTTATACCATGCCGGTTATTGCTTTGGCGGAACTGGCAATTAAAAAAGGCTTGATTCGACAAAACCCTTTTGAAGATTATGAAATCAGCATGGAAGAAACTGATCGCAGCTATCTTTTAAAAGAGGATGTAGAAAGGTTAATGCTTCTAAAACCGTCCAAGTCCAAATACGAACTTGTAAAAGACCTCTTTATTTTCAGTTGCTTTACAGGGCTTTCTTATATTGATATTCAAAAGCTGAAATGGAGCAACATACAGTCCTTCTTTGACGGCCACCAATGGATCATTAGCAGGAGGAAAAAATCAGACGTTGCTTCAAACGTCCGCCTATTGGAAATTCCGAAACGTATTATTGAGAAATACAGGGGCGTTACACGCAATGAGTATGTTTTTCCGGTTCCTTCCAATGCAACCTGCAATAGTCATGTAAAGAAATTGATAGAGGAAGCGGAAATTATTACAGAACAGAAAGTAACCTTCCATACTGCACGTCACACATTTGCTACCATGTTCCTGACCGAAGGTGTGCCACTTGAAAGCCTTAGCAAAATGATGGGGCATAAAAATATTTCCACCACACAGATTTATGCCAAGATCACAAGTCAGAAAATCAGTAAGGACATGGATTTAGTATCACATAAATTCGCCGGAATGGAAGCTGCATTTATTGAAATGGAAGAAGAGGTTCTTGTTTAA